One Apium graveolens cultivar Ventura unplaced genomic scaffold, ASM990537v1 ctg6593, whole genome shotgun sequence DNA window includes the following coding sequences:
- the LOC141703372 gene encoding protein NRT1/ PTR FAMILY 2.11-like translates to MDKTSRVISKSQKDDTDTMDSEPNYRGIKAMPYIVGNETFEKLGTIGTSSNFLVYLTSVFHMKTITATNLNNIFQGTCNFGTIIGAFLSDTYFGRYKTLGFASISSFTGMLLLTLTAAISKLHPPSCGKEVTSICQGPTTGQMAFLLSSFALLVVGGSGIRPCNLAFGADQFNPNTDSGRKGINSFFNWYYFTYTFAVMVSLTIIVYVQSNISWSIGLGIPTLLMFFSCVFFFIGTKIYVIVLPQGSPLLGVVQVFAAAIKKRGLKSPEQPWLSLFDYVPKKSTNLKLSSTDQFRFLDKAAIRTLEDDLKMDGSAVDPWRLCTIQQVEEVKCLLRLVPIWFAILVYHVAFIQQNNYLVFQALQSDRRLIKSSTFRIPAATYIVFTMVTLTIWIPIYDRVIVPLLRKLTGKEGGITVLQRMGIGIVLSSLSLFVSALIESKRRTWALTRPTLGIEPRKGEISSMSAFWFIPQLIVAGLSEGFFMIGQNELFYKQSPENMKSIATSCLFCASAASSYLSSFMQTMVQRLTEGNGEKGWLAEDLNEGRLDYFYYIIVTLEALNLAYFIMCGKWYKYKTASKDTTSGPEVALQELKSEEPLV, encoded by the exons ATGGACAAAACCTCGAGAGTAATCTCCAAATCGCAGAAAGATGACACAGACACTATGGACAGCGAACCTAACTACAGAGGAATTAAGGCCATGCCTTATATCGTAG GAAATGAGACATTTGAGAAGCTGGGAACAATTGGGACTTCATCTAACTTCCTAGTGTATCTCACTTCTGTCTTTCATATGAAGACCATAACTGCAACAAATCTCAACAATATTTTCCAGGGAACTTGTAATTTTGGTACCATCATAGGAGCTTTCCTCTCAGACACTTATTTTGGTCGTTACAAAACGCTTGGATTCGCCTCCATATCTTCTTTCACG GGCATGCTTTTACTAACTCTAACAGCAGCAATTTCAAAGCTTCATCCACCAAGCTGTGGGAAAGAAGTGACAAGCATATGCCAAGGACCAACAACAGGGCAAATGGCTTTTCTGTTGAGCTCTTTTGCGCTTCTAGTTGTTGGAGGTTCTGGCATACGACCCTGTAACTTAGCCTTTGGCGCAGATCAGTTTAATCCCAACACCGACTCTGGAAGAAAAGGCATCAATAGTTTCTTTAACTGGTACTACTTTACCTATACTTTCGCAGTAATGGTGTCCCTGACGATCATAGTGTATGTGCAGTCCAATATTAGCTGGTCTATCGGATTAGGAATTCCAACCCTCCTTATGTTCTTTTCATGTGTATTCTTCTTTATCGGTACCAAAATATATGTCATAGTATTGCCACAAGGTAGTCCTTTGCTAGGCGTGGTGCAAGTCTTTGCGGCTGCTATCAAGAAGAGGGGATTGAAGTCACCGGAGCAACCATGGCTTTCGCTTTTTGACTATGTACCAAAAAAATCTACCAACTTAAAGTTATCATCCACTGATCAATTCAG GTTTCTGGACAAAGCAGCAATTAGAACTCTAGAAGACGATCTAAAGATGGACGGATCAGCAGTGGATCCATGGAGACTTTGCACTATCCAGCAAGTGGAAGAAGTGAAATGCTTGCTAAGATTGGTTCCAATATGGTTTGCCATCCTTGTATACCATGTAGCATTTATCCAACAAAACAACTATTTGGTCTTTCAAGCTCTTCAATCCGATAGACGCCTCATCAAAAGCAGTACATTCAGGATTCCAGCAGCAACATATATTGTATTTACCATGGTAACACTCACTATCTGGATCCCTATTTATGACAGAGTCATTGTTCCTTTGCTCAGAAAATTAACTGGAAAAGAAGGTGGTATCACTGTGCTTCAAAGAATGGGCATTGGAATCGTTTTATCTAGCCTAAGTCTATTTGTATCAGCCTTAATCGAATCCAAAAGAAGAACATGGGCTCTGACTAGACCGACATTAGGAATTGAACCAAGAAAAGGGGAAATTTCTTCAATGTCTGCCTTTTGGTTCATACCACAATTAATTGTAGCAGGACTTTCCGAAGGATTTTTTATGATAGGACAAAACGAGCTTTTTTACAAGCAAAGCCCTGAGAACATGAAGAGTATAGCTACATCATGTCTCTTCTGTGCATCTGCTGCATCGAGTTACTTGAGTAGTTTTATGCAAACAATGGTTCAGAGATTGACAGAAGGTAATGGAGAAAAGGGGTGGTTAGCAGAAGATCTTAATGAAGGAAGATTAGATTATTTTTACTACATTATTGTGACTTTGGAAGCTTTGAATTTGGCTTACTTCATAATGTGTGGCAAGTGGTACAAGTATAAAACAGCAAGCAAAGACACCACCTCTGGCCCTGAAGTTGCATTGCAAGAATTAAAATCAGAAGAGCCTCTTGTTTGA